CCGAATCCAAATGGGCCGTCTATGGATATTATGTCGAAAGTCTTACTATTGAAGTGTTCAAAAAATCCCTTGTATATGATGGTATCACGGATATTATTTTGTTCATCTGTGAAAGATACTTTATCAAGAGGAAGAATAACTACTTCTGAACGGGATTTATCCAGCTCAAATTGGGTGGAAAAGATATTTGCCCAGTTTTCATCGTGTTCAACACAGTAGTGAATATAGTCTTTGGCATTATCGCGAGTTTTGATATATTGGCCTATAAGTCTTGTGGATTGACCCATTCCAAGTTCCAGAATACTTTGCGGTTGTAACTCATTTAATATTCTGAACATGACATACATATACTGATAGCCAACTGCACCTCTACCTGGCCAACATGGAAGACCTCCTTCAGGAAACCATGAGCATCCCCTGATGGAATCATGATAAACATTTGCCCACAATAATTCTGATAGCTTTCCATGATTTTCAATCATTAGATTACTTTGAGCTGAAACCAGATTTTCAAGCTGCGATAATCTTTCTTCCAAATCCATAGATATTCTCCTAAATAATAATTGGTGACTATATATTAATAATAGCAGATTAAGCGATGTTTAAAAATACGATAATTCAATAATGATAATATGATAAAATATAAGATAGAAAGATATGTTCAAATGCATGTCATATATAAGTGAGGACATATATGAAGAAAGTAAGCGTTGTAGTTCCTGCATATAATAGTCACGATACACTTGCAAGATGCCTTGGAAGTCTTGTAAATCAGACTCTTCAGGATATCGAAGTTATTGTGGTTAATGACGCCTCCAAGGATGATACGCTTGAAATTTGCAATCGTTGTAAGGCTGCATTTCCGGACAAGGTTATAGTTGTTGACAGCAAAGAGAACCTTGGATGCGGCGGTGCAAGGAGCCTTGGCCTGGACGCAGCTACTGGCGAATTTATAGGCATGGCTGACGCGGATGACTTTGTGGCACCCACTATGTACGAAAAGCTTTATAACAGGGCAATAGAAACCGGAGCAGACATGGTGGATTCGGGGTTCTATGCTGAGGCTACAGATAAGGCTTTGCTGAAAACAGGAGATGATCTTACGGGAGAGCTTGATGATAGTAAGAGGTCAATACTGATAGCTTCCGGAGGGTATCTGGTAACCAGGATTTTCAGGCGCGAGCTTTTTGAGAATCCGCCCCTGCGGATGCAGAAGAATATGGCTGCCCTTGAAGATCTTGAGGTATTTATCTATCTGCTTCTTAAGGGGAAAAGGATAGAGACAGTTAAAGAAATCTTTTACAACTACAGTGATACTGCCGGTTCCAATACCAAGATGATGGATATGGATAAGTACTATGATGCGGTATATAGAGCGATGAAAGGCACTTATGAGAAGTGCCATGAATTACCTGCTTACGAAGGATGTAAGGCTGCCTGTGAATTTATGATGGTAAATGTCTATTCTTATGCAGTTAATCGGTGTCTGTATGACCAGATTGCAAGCCTTGGAGCGGATAAGAAGAATATAAAAAAATATTTTGATAATGTCGGAATGCATGAAAGAGAGTTGTTAAGCAATTTGCAAGCTTTAAAAAAGCAGATAATTACAATTCCCTATGATGCGAATAATTATATTGTGGATAGAATTTCTGGGTTGGATCTGGAAATATTAAAAGAATGTGACAGGAGATATGGAGTAGCCTCGCCATGATGATGCAGCTTCATAAAAAATGCAAAGATATAACTAGCGTGGTAAAACAATGAACATCCTACTTTACGACTTCCTAAATTCATATATCCAAAGTGATCTGGTGTACTATCTTGAGAAGATGGGACATCATTGTACTAATGTGCTCTATAGAGAGGGCGTGGACAAATATGATGATGATAGATTTGCAACCCGTATGGAAAGAGATCTTAGGAGCTTCAGTTACGATCTGGTGATTACGACGAACTTCTGGCCTGTTGTGTCCAAGGTATGCAAAAAACATGATATAAAATATGTCTCCTGGTTCTTTGATTCTCCGCCTAATCTGCCAACAGCTGAGTGCATGGATTATTCCTGC
The sequence above is a segment of the Butyrivibrio proteoclasticus B316 genome. Coding sequences within it:
- a CDS encoding class I SAM-dependent methyltransferase; this translates as MDLEERLSQLENLVSAQSNLMIENHGKLSELLWANVYHDSIRGCSWFPEGGLPCWPGRGAVGYQYMYVMFRILNELQPQSILELGMGQSTRLIGQYIKTRDNAKDYIHYCVEHDENWANIFSTQFELDKSRSEVVILPLDKVSFTDEQNNIRDTIIYKGFFEHFNSKTFDIISIDGPFGFGDPLFSRIDTIDILPHCLNDNFCIIVDDCQRDGERNTAEAMIAKLQEYGVDCEYTVYAGEKEMYIITSKSWSFLCNM
- a CDS encoding glycosyltransferase family 2 protein, producing the protein MKKVSVVVPAYNSHDTLARCLGSLVNQTLQDIEVIVVNDASKDDTLEICNRCKAAFPDKVIVVDSKENLGCGGARSLGLDAATGEFIGMADADDFVAPTMYEKLYNRAIETGADMVDSGFYAEATDKALLKTGDDLTGELDDSKRSILIASGGYLVTRIFRRELFENPPLRMQKNMAALEDLEVFIYLLLKGKRIETVKEIFYNYSDTAGSNTKMMDMDKYYDAVYRAMKGTYEKCHELPAYEGCKAACEFMMVNVYSYAVNRCLYDQIASLGADKKNIKKYFDNVGMHERELLSNLQALKKQIITIPYDANNYIVDRISGLDLEILKECDRRYGVASP